Below is a window of Tachysurus fulvidraco isolate hzauxx_2018 chromosome 11, HZAU_PFXX_2.0, whole genome shotgun sequence DNA.
TCAATCTCAAGGACTGCAAAGCTAATGAAAAGTGATTGTACATACATTATACATGAAAAAGtccataaaattaaaatgttttatttagttgGTTCAACTTTTGACACAattcttaatattttatttcgaATCTCTTTAGTtctaaaacaatatataaaaggATTAAATAAAGAAGGACCAAGAATTGTCCCAACCCTCAGACCATTTCTTTCATTAAGTGATAAGGCTACCCCAAACCTGGTCAGAACTACCACAATAACTGTAGGTACATAACAGCAGATTATCACAAATAAATGACTTAAGCAAGTATGAAATACTTTTTTCTTGCTGCTTTTAGAGGtcattttaacaacaacaataactatCTTAAGATAGGTTAAACAAATGAAACTGAATGTTCCACACATCAAGACAAAGGTAAAACTtgacattaaattaaaatacgGATTTGGATCTACACAAGTCGTTCTGACAACAGCTGCATAAtcacaaaaaacatattttatagtTGAGGAGCATAATGGTAAAGGAACCGCAGAACCAGGCACAATTGCTGTTGCAAGAGATCCCAGAATCCACAGCAAAAAAGTGAGAACAACAGAACGTGCATTTGTCAGAATGGAATGGTAGTGCAGTGGCTTGATTATGGCAACTAATCGGTCAAAAGCCATGACAGAAATAGTGAACACTTCCATGACATAACCCAAACCAAAACCATACATCTGAATAATGCATGGTGCATAAGAAATGGTTTTAAAGCCAACTATAAGGATGGCTATCATAGTTGGACATGAACTTGTACAATAGAGCATGTCTACTATTGCTAAATTGCAGATGAAGACATACATTGGCTGGTGTAGACGTTTATCAATGACAATAACATATATGTTTGCAAGGTTAGCAAGCATTACAAGAATGTATACAGCAAGTATGGCAATACCAACAGACACCGGGTTTTCTAACGTGTCAAATCCTGTAAATACAAATTCATTGATATTATTTCCTGAA
It encodes the following:
- the LOC113649421 gene encoding olfactory receptor-like protein OLF3; protein product: MVQNVSGNNINEFVFTGFDTLENPVSVGIAILAVYILVMLANLANIYVIVIDKRLHQPMYVFICNLAIVDMLYCTSSCPTMIAILIVGFKTISYAPCIIQMYGFGLGYVMEVFTISVMAFDRLVAIIKPLHYHSILTNARSVVLTFLLWILGSLATAIVPGSAVPLPLCSSTIKYVFCDYAAVVRTTCVDPNPYFNLMSSFTFVLMCGTFSFICLTYLKIVIVVVKMTSKSSKKKVFHTCLSHLFVIICCYVPTVIVVVLTRFGVALSLNERNGLRVGTILGPSLFNPFIYCFRTKEIRNKILRIVSKVEPTK